The genomic DNA GCGACCAACGGCGTCCACGTCCACGACTTCCACGCCACGATGCTGCACTTGCTGGGCTTCGACCACACGCGCCTGACCTACCGCCACGCAGGCCGCGACTACCGGCTGACCGACGTCTTCGGCAATGTGGTGAAAGATGTCATCGCGTGACGCGGCGGCGTTGAGTTCGAGCCGAACCCGCACGATGAGGCTTCCACAGCGCATCGCGGCTGGTAAGCTGAACCAGTGAAATCCATGCGGCCGACCGTTTCCTGGCGAGTGACTACGCGAGGCCGCGTCGCCGCCGTTCTCGCGTTGCTCCCGTTTGCCCTCTCGCCCGCGCCGCGCGCCGTGGGCGCGAGCGGCGAGCAGATTTTTCGCAGCCAGTGCGCGAAGTGCCACGGCCTGAAGGGCGAGGGCGTAAAGGACAAATACAAGGACGCGCTCACAGGCGACTGGTCCGTGGAGAAGCTTGCTCGCTACATCTCCAAGAACATGCCGGAGGACAAACCCGGCACCTGCGGCGGCGAGAACGCGGCGAAGGTCGCGCAATACATCCACGGCGCGTTCTACTCGCGCGAGGCGCAGGCGCGGTTGCGGCCGGCGCGCGTCGAACTCGTGCGGCTCACGAATCGCCAATACATCAACGCCGCATCGGACTTGATCCAGCGGTTCACGGGCGCTGAATCCCCGGTGTCCACTGCGCGCGGCCTCCAGGCCTCTTACTACAAGTCACGGAACATCCGGCGTGGAGACGCGGCCATTCAGCGGGTGGACCCGCAGGTCAATTTCAACTTCGGCACGAATTTCCCTCCCGGCCTGCCGGCCGGCACCAACGGTTTCGCCATCAACTGGCGCGGCTCCGTCATCGCGGAGGAAACCGGCGAATACGAGTTCAGCCTCAAGACACCCAATGGCGCGCGGCTCTGGCTGAACGACGACGAGACGCCGCTCGTGGACGGCTCGGTCGCGTCCGGCGAAGGCAACGCACCGAGGGCGACGCTGCGCTTGATCGGCGGGCGCGCGTATCCGCTGCAACTCGAATACTTCAAGACGCCCTACAACTTCGTCCGGCCCAAGGACGCGACATCCGCCATCGCCCTCCAATGGAAACCACCGCACGGGGCGCGCGAACCGATCCCCGCGCGCAATCTCGTGACGGGACACGCACCGGCCTCATTCGTGCTCGCGACACCGTTCCCGCCGGACGACAGCAGCGTGGGCTACGAGCGCGGCGTGTCCGTGTCCAAGGCATGGGACGACGCGACGACGCAGGCGGCGATCGAGGTCGCGGGGCATGTGGTGAAAAACCTCGACCGCCTGAGCCGCAGCAAGCCGGCCGACGCCGATCGCGCGGAGAAGGTGGAGGCGTTTTGCAGCGAGTTTGTCGAGGCGGCGTTCCGGCGTCCGCTCACAGCGGAGCAAAAGCTGCCCGCGGTTTCCGTGCCGCTGAAAGGCGCCGCGAAAGTCGAGGATGGCGTGAAGCGCGTCGTGCTGCTTGCGCTCAAGTCGCCGCGGTTCCTGTTCCTCGGGCTCGAAGGGTCGAAGCCGGACGACTTCACCGCGGCCGAACGGCTTTCGTTCGCGCTGTGGGACTCATTGCCGGACGCCGGGCTGCTGAAGGCCGCGGCGGCGGGGCAGTTGCGGACGCGCGAGCAAGTGGCGGCGCAGGCGCAGAGGATGCTGGCCGACCCGCGCGCGAGGCTGAAAATGCAGGGCTTTTTCCACCACTGGCTCCAGATGAGCCAGACCGAGTTCGTGCCAAAGGACGGGGCGCTGTTCCCCGGGTTCACGGCGGAACTCGCGGCGGACTTGCGCGTCTCGTTGAACCTGTTTCTCGACGACATCCTGTGGAAGGATGGCGCGGACTACCGGAAGCTCCTGCTCGCGGACCACATGTTCGTCAACGACCGGCTCGCGACATTTTACGGCATCGAGGCGGACACGGCCGGGGACTTTGTGAAGGTCGCGCTCGACGCGAAGCAGCGCGCGGGCGTGGTGACGCACCCGTATCTGCTGGCGACGTTTGCCTATCCCAAGTCGAGCTCGCCGATTCATCGCGGGGTGTTTCTCACGCGCAACATCGTTGGCCGGGCCCTGCGCGAGCCGGCGATGGCCGTGGCGTTCAAGGATTCCGACTTCGCCCCGGACCTCACGATGCGCGAGAAGATCACCGAGTTGACGCGGCCGAAGGCGTGCCAGGGCTGCCACTCGGTCATCAACCCGCTCGGGTTCAGCCTCGAACAGTTCGACGCGGTGGGCCGATTCCGGACGCAGGACAACGGCCGCCCCGTGAATGCCGCGAGCGATTACGCGACCGACGACGGCAACACGGTGCGCCTCGCGGG from Verrucomicrobiota bacterium includes the following:
- a CDS encoding DUF1592 domain-containing protein — encoded protein: MRPTVSWRVTTRGRVAAVLALLPFALSPAPRAVGASGEQIFRSQCAKCHGLKGEGVKDKYKDALTGDWSVEKLARYISKNMPEDKPGTCGGENAAKVAQYIHGAFYSREAQARLRPARVELVRLTNRQYINAASDLIQRFTGAESPVSTARGLQASYYKSRNIRRGDAAIQRVDPQVNFNFGTNFPPGLPAGTNGFAINWRGSVIAEETGEYEFSLKTPNGARLWLNDDETPLVDGSVASGEGNAPRATLRLIGGRAYPLQLEYFKTPYNFVRPKDATSAIALQWKPPHGAREPIPARNLVTGHAPASFVLATPFPPDDSSVGYERGVSVSKAWDDATTQAAIEVAGHVVKNLDRLSRSKPADADRAEKVEAFCSEFVEAAFRRPLTAEQKLPAVSVPLKGAAKVEDGVKRVVLLALKSPRFLFLGLEGSKPDDFTAAERLSFALWDSLPDAGLLKAAAAGQLRTREQVAAQAQRMLADPRARLKMQGFFHHWLQMSQTEFVPKDGALFPGFTAELAADLRVSLNLFLDDILWKDGADYRKLLLADHMFVNDRLATFYGIEADTAGDFVKVALDAKQRAGVVTHPYLLATFAYPKSSSPIHRGVFLTRNIVGRALREPAMAVAFKDSDFAPDLTMREKITELTRPKACQGCHSVINPLGFSLEQFDAVGRFRTQDNGRPVNAASDYATDDGNTVRLAGARDVAEFAAGNEQAHAAFVELLFHHTVKQPMSAYGAGTMDRLRKSFAGASFNIQSLLVDIATTSALHGIEKSRGPVKTSSR